A section of the Stenotrophomonas sp. 364 genome encodes:
- the rsmD gene encoding 16S rRNA (guanine(966)-N(2))-methyltransferase RsmD, whose product MKPRPPVAAAVGQVRIIGGKWRGTKLPVPLSPGLRPSSDRVRETLFNWLMPRIGGARVLDLFAGSGALGLEAVSRGAGQATLVERDAALARQLRESVAKLGAQGQVAVVQTDALQWLAQPPAGQADIVFVDPPFAAGLWEQVLAGLGPHLAADAWLYLEAPAEQAPRVPAPWLLHREGGTREVRFALYRRATATLSPDHNV is encoded by the coding sequence ATGAAGCCGCGCCCGCCGGTGGCGGCGGCCGTGGGCCAGGTGCGGATCATTGGCGGCAAATGGCGCGGGACGAAGTTGCCGGTGCCGCTGTCGCCGGGGCTGCGGCCCAGTAGCGACCGGGTCCGGGAGACGCTGTTCAACTGGCTGATGCCGCGGATTGGCGGGGCACGGGTGCTGGACCTGTTTGCCGGGAGCGGGGCGCTGGGGCTGGAGGCCGTGTCGCGTGGAGCCGGGCAGGCCACGTTGGTGGAGCGCGATGCCGCATTGGCCCGCCAGCTGCGCGAATCGGTGGCCAAGCTGGGCGCGCAGGGGCAGGTGGCGGTGGTGCAGACCGATGCGCTGCAGTGGCTGGCGCAGCCGCCGGCCGGGCAGGCCGATATCGTGTTCGTGGACCCGCCGTTCGCCGCCGGGCTGTGGGAGCAGGTGCTGGCCGGGCTGGGGCCGCACCTGGCCGCCGATGCCTGGCTGTACCTGGAGGCACCGGCCGAGCAGGCGCCGCGGGTGCCCGCGCCGTGGCTGCTGCACCGCGAGGGCGGTACCCGGGAGGTGCGTTTTGCCCTGTACCGCCGCGCCACTGCTACACTTTCACCAGATCACAACGTGTAG
- the coaD gene encoding pantetheine-phosphate adenylyltransferase — MTVANRRIAVYPGTFDPITNGHIDLVNRAAPLFEKVVVGVAQSPSKGPTLPLELRVQLARDALGHNRNVEVIGFDTLLAHFVRSVQGGVLLRGLRAVSDFEYEFQMASMNRHLIPEVETLFLTPAEQHSFISSSLVREIARLGGDVSGFVPASVLEALRKVREAKSGQS, encoded by the coding sequence ATGACCGTGGCCAACCGCCGCATTGCCGTTTATCCGGGCACCTTCGATCCGATCACCAACGGTCACATCGACCTGGTGAACCGGGCCGCGCCGCTGTTCGAGAAGGTCGTGGTCGGCGTGGCGCAGAGCCCGTCCAAGGGCCCGACGCTGCCGCTGGAGCTGCGCGTGCAGCTGGCGCGCGATGCATTGGGCCACAACCGCAACGTCGAGGTGATCGGCTTCGATACCCTGCTGGCGCATTTCGTGCGCTCGGTGCAGGGCGGGGTGCTGCTGCGCGGGCTGCGCGCGGTCTCCGATTTCGAGTACGAGTTCCAGATGGCGAGCATGAACCGCCACCTGATCCCGGAGGTCGAGACCCTGTTCCTGACCCCGGCCGAGCAGCACAGCTTCATTTCGTCTTCGCTGGTCCGCGAGATCGCCCGCCTGGGCGGCGACGTGTCCGGCTTCGTGCCCGCCTCGGTTCTCGAGGCGCTGCGCAAGGTCCGTGAAGCGAAGTCGGGCCAGTCGTAA
- a CDS encoding YfhL family 4Fe-4S dicluster ferredoxin, translating to MSLKINELCVNCDVCEPACPNQAISMGETIYVIDPARCTECVGHFDEPQCVVVCPVECIDPDPDIPETQDALLAKLFGLQRDHPELYAEPPSE from the coding sequence ATGTCGCTGAAAATCAATGAGCTCTGCGTCAACTGTGACGTGTGTGAGCCGGCCTGTCCCAACCAGGCCATCTCGATGGGTGAAACCATCTACGTGATCGATCCGGCCCGCTGCACCGAGTGCGTGGGACATTTCGACGAACCCCAGTGCGTGGTCGTCTGCCCGGTCGAATGCATTGATCCCGATCCGGACATCCCGGAAACCCAGGACGCCCTGCTGGCCAAGTTGTTCGGGCTGCAGCGCGACCATCCCGAACTTTATGCGGAGCCCCCATCCGAATGA
- the ggt gene encoding gamma-glutamyltransferase: MNMLSRRWLLLVLLWSPAVGSAAPAQGSLASHPDGAAIASGHHLATEAGMEILAKGGNAFDAAVAVSSTLAVVEPISSGLGGGGFFLLHDARTGKDVMLDARETAPQAGTEAAFLDSKGELDRDRSVNGPWSAGIPGLPAALVELSSKHGKLPLRTSLGPAMRIASEGFPVYARMAKGYASRREVMERYPGTREVYLRNGKPIAEGDLFRQPELAATLERLADKGFDGFYRGQTGKALLAGVKQAGGTWTADELAGYRVKLREPIVFKYRDWTITTASPPSSGGIALASMLQILEGWDLKSMDQAHRTHLVVEAMRRAYRDRTFFLGDPDFVQIPQKVLTSKDYAQGLRATIHPEKATPSDLLSGNPTPLEDDETTHFSIIDRDGNRVGATQTVNLLYGSGLIPKGTGVLLNNEMDDFALKPGTPNAFGVMGYAANAPKPGKRMLSSMTPTFMESSDKVVVLGTPGGSRIITMVLLGILGYDDGLSAQQVAALPRYHHQWLPDEISAETGALSVDTIKQLQAMGHKIELPGDSAEGGRGSSHVWGNLQTVEWDRKANVLSGGSDPRNPVGSAAVTPAAAR; the protein is encoded by the coding sequence ATGAACATGTTGTCGCGTCGTTGGTTGCTGCTCGTCCTGTTGTGGTCCCCGGCGGTAGGGTCCGCCGCACCCGCGCAGGGTTCCCTGGCCAGCCATCCGGACGGCGCGGCCATTGCCAGCGGCCACCACCTGGCCACCGAGGCCGGCATGGAGATCCTGGCCAAGGGCGGCAATGCGTTCGATGCGGCGGTGGCGGTGTCGTCCACCCTGGCGGTGGTCGAGCCGATCAGCTCGGGGCTGGGCGGCGGCGGGTTCTTCCTGCTGCATGACGCCCGCACCGGCAAAGACGTGATGCTGGACGCGCGCGAAACCGCGCCGCAGGCCGGCACCGAGGCCGCCTTCCTGGACAGCAAGGGCGAACTGGACCGCGACCGCTCGGTCAACGGCCCGTGGTCGGCCGGCATCCCCGGCCTGCCGGCGGCGCTGGTGGAGCTGTCGTCCAAGCACGGCAAGCTGCCGCTCCGCACTTCGCTGGGCCCGGCGATGCGGATCGCCAGCGAAGGCTTCCCGGTGTATGCGCGCATGGCCAAGGGTTATGCATCGCGCCGCGAAGTGATGGAGCGCTACCCCGGTACGCGCGAGGTCTACCTGCGCAACGGCAAGCCGATCGCCGAAGGCGACCTGTTCCGCCAGCCCGAACTGGCCGCCACGCTGGAACGGCTGGCGGACAAGGGCTTCGATGGCTTCTACCGCGGCCAGACCGGCAAGGCGCTGCTGGCGGGCGTGAAGCAGGCGGGTGGCACGTGGACTGCCGACGAACTGGCCGGCTACCGGGTCAAGCTGCGCGAGCCGATCGTGTTCAAGTACCGCGACTGGACCATCACCACCGCCTCGCCGCCGTCGTCCGGCGGCATCGCGCTGGCGTCGATGCTGCAGATCCTGGAGGGCTGGGATCTCAAATCGATGGACCAGGCCCACCGCACTCACCTGGTGGTGGAAGCGATGCGCCGCGCCTACCGTGACCGCACGTTCTTCCTGGGCGACCCGGACTTCGTGCAGATTCCGCAGAAGGTGTTGACCAGCAAGGATTACGCCCAGGGCCTGCGCGCCACCATCCACCCGGAGAAGGCCACCCCGAGCGACCTGCTGTCGGGCAACCCGACCCCGCTGGAAGACGACGAAACCACGCACTTCTCGATCATCGACCGCGACGGCAACCGCGTGGGCGCCACCCAGACGGTGAACCTGCTGTACGGCTCGGGCCTGATTCCCAAGGGCACCGGCGTGCTGCTCAACAATGAAATGGACGATTTCGCGCTGAAGCCGGGCACGCCCAATGCGTTCGGAGTGATGGGCTATGCGGCCAACGCGCCCAAGCCGGGCAAGCGCATGCTCAGCTCGATGACCCCCACCTTCATGGAATCGTCCGACAAGGTGGTGGTGCTGGGCACCCCGGGCGGCAGCCGCATCATCACGATGGTGCTGCTGGGCATCTTGGGCTACGACGACGGCCTGAGTGCACAGCAGGTCGCCGCGTTGCCGCGTTACCACCACCAGTGGCTGCCCGACGAGATCTCGGCCGAAACCGGCGCGCTGTCGGTGGACACGATCAAGCAGCTGCAGGCGATGGGCCACAAGATCGAGCTGCCCGGCGACAGCGCCGAGGGCGGCCGTGGCTCCAGCCATGTGTGGGGCAACCTGCAGACCGTGGAGTGGGACCGCAAGGCCAACGTGCTCAGTGGCGGCAGCGACCCGCGCAACCCGGTGGGCAGTGCGGCGGTAACGCCTGCCGCCGCGCGCTGA
- a CDS encoding MBL fold metallo-hydrolase yields the protein MKLWSIRGNSQKLDGGAMFGNAPRAVWEKWAAPDDLNRIELACRALLASPLAGKTVLFETGIGAFFEPKLRDRYGVQEPSHVLMESLREAGFEHEDIDVVVLSHLHFDHAGGLLAQWSEGRELELLFPNATFLVGAEHWQRALHPHPRDRASFIPELPGLLQASGRLEIVEGPYSKALGNSVRFSFSDGHTPGLMLAEIVGPEQVDGQPRGGVVFCADLIPGRSWVHVPITMGYDRNAELLIDEKRSFLEDKLARNVHLFFTHDPQCALAQVVRDDKGRYGTVHEQGELKARALA from the coding sequence ATGAAACTATGGTCGATACGCGGTAACTCACAGAAGCTCGACGGCGGTGCGATGTTCGGCAATGCGCCGCGCGCGGTCTGGGAAAAATGGGCGGCACCGGATGATCTGAACCGGATCGAGCTGGCTTGCCGCGCGCTGCTGGCCAGCCCGCTTGCTGGCAAGACGGTGTTGTTTGAAACGGGTATCGGCGCGTTTTTCGAGCCGAAGCTGCGCGACCGCTATGGCGTGCAGGAACCCAGCCACGTGCTGATGGAATCGCTGCGCGAGGCCGGCTTCGAGCATGAGGATATCGACGTGGTGGTGCTCAGCCACCTGCACTTCGATCATGCCGGTGGGCTGCTGGCGCAGTGGAGCGAAGGGCGCGAGCTGGAGCTGCTGTTTCCCAATGCCACCTTCCTGGTGGGCGCCGAGCACTGGCAGCGGGCGCTGCACCCGCACCCACGCGACCGCGCCAGCTTCATTCCAGAGCTGCCCGGCCTGCTGCAGGCCAGCGGGCGGCTGGAGATCGTGGAAGGGCCGTATTCCAAGGCGCTGGGCAACAGCGTGCGCTTCAGCTTCAGCGACGGGCATACCCCGGGCCTGATGCTAGCCGAGATCGTCGGCCCCGAGCAGGTCGATGGCCAGCCGCGCGGCGGCGTGGTGTTCTGCGCCGACCTGATCCCCGGGCGGTCGTGGGTGCACGTGCCGATCACCATGGGCTACGACCGCAACGCCGAGCTGCTGATCGACGAGAAGCGCAGCTTCCTGGAAGACAAACTGGCGCGCAACGTGCACCTGTTCTTTACCCACGACCCGCAGTGCGCGCTGGCGCAGGTGGTACGCGACGACAAGGGCCGCTACGGCACCGTCCACGAGCAGGGCGAACTGAAGGCCCGCGCGCTGGCGTGA
- a CDS encoding PsiF family protein encodes MKTVSLLACLLLIGSPVLAQAATPQQQRMADCSAKNKGKTGEDYKSAQKACLSGPAPTATTPQERMKTCNADAAAKKLAGDARKTFMSGCLKAH; translated from the coding sequence ATGAAGACTGTGTCCCTGCTGGCCTGCCTGCTGCTGATCGGCAGCCCCGTGCTGGCCCAAGCGGCTACCCCGCAGCAGCAGCGCATGGCCGACTGTTCGGCCAAGAACAAGGGCAAGACCGGCGAGGACTACAAGTCCGCGCAGAAGGCCTGCCTGAGCGGGCCAGCACCGACGGCGACCACGCCGCAGGAACGCATGAAAACCTGCAATGCCGATGCCGCCGCGAAGAAGCTGGCCGGCGATGCACGCAAGACCTTCATGAGCGGGTGTCTTAAGGCGCATTGA
- the upp gene encoding uracil phosphoribosyltransferase yields MKIVEVRHPLVQHKIGLMRDASLSTKDFRELANELGGLLAYEATADLDTEAHTMAGWAGPVTVQRIAGAKITVVPILRAGLGMLSGVLSLIPAARVSVVGLQRDEETLQPVPYFERLTGRLEERDALILDPMLATGGTLIATIDMLKRAGARRIKGIFLVAAPEGIAAVQAVHPDVEIFTAAIDAQLNEKGYILPGLGDAGDRIFGTRVVG; encoded by the coding sequence ATGAAAATCGTCGAAGTGCGCCATCCGCTGGTGCAGCACAAGATCGGCCTGATGCGCGATGCGTCCCTGAGCACCAAGGATTTCCGCGAACTGGCCAACGAGCTCGGCGGCCTGCTGGCCTACGAGGCCACCGCCGACCTGGACACCGAAGCCCACACCATGGCCGGCTGGGCCGGTCCGGTGACGGTGCAGCGCATCGCCGGGGCCAAGATCACGGTGGTGCCGATCCTGCGTGCCGGGCTGGGCATGCTCAGCGGCGTGCTGTCGCTGATCCCGGCCGCGCGGGTCAGCGTGGTGGGCCTGCAGCGTGACGAGGAGACCCTGCAGCCGGTGCCCTACTTCGAGCGCCTGACCGGTCGCCTGGAAGAGCGCGATGCGTTGATCCTGGACCCGATGCTGGCCACCGGCGGCACCCTGATCGCCACCATCGACATGCTCAAGCGTGCCGGCGCGCGCCGCATCAAGGGCATTTTCCTGGTGGCTGCGCCCGAAGGCATCGCCGCCGTGCAGGCCGTGCACCCGGACGTGGAGATCTTCACCGCCGCCATCGACGCCCAGCTCAACGAAAAGGGCTACATCCTGCCGGGCCTGGGCGATGCGGGTGATCGCATCTTCGGTACCCGCGTCGTCGGCTGA
- a CDS encoding TonB-dependent receptor: protein MQNKSVLGRAISLSLLVMASPSVFAAETAAGAGASGAGAVDLDRVEVRPQLESQTRAVDLKRSSDAIEDAVSSDAMGVYPDKNVAESLQRLPGVSVTRDQGEGRFVVIRGLDANLNSVSVDGIAIGTPEDSSRAAPLDVIPSDSTERLRVVKSPTPDMPGDAIGGAILVESASAFDRDGRSLRGKIEASHQQLSGETSPKAAFNYSEVFADTFGVAVGVNYQKRTFESDNTEVEYGNFEGGADDDLFATSLQRRKYEIERKRIGANLNLDWHPDEDNRYYLRTLYSQFDDAETRQRTIFDFGDEGITALGGNQYRVDDLAADSIQKRMRYRTKKENTFAASMGGENRLSGAVVDYKVGYTRTEERVNDEMEARFEYAGDDLSATVDQNSRVPRIALSDAGWLDNDNYDFDRVVLSPKRVDDKEHSAQVNLRFDGDNASYKVGLLGRWRDRDVDSNERELRVGPDIALSDWTTGTPEHRGGTLGQGMSSDAMRRYWAQFGGQYSARPQDAGGNALASLEEDYTAREDIFASYAMGTWDIGALRIIGGVRVENTQFSATGNSVDVASNGRSYTVTPLTVSRSYTNVLPGLHLRYDAGDAWVLRAAANKTVSRPSFGDIAPRVGLSRGDEEVRIGNPQLDPYESKNVDLSIEKYIGTTGILSLGLFHKAIDGYIVNTVSTTDPAYPDFKVTRVINGNKATVKGAEFNWQQQLAFLPAGWDGLLVGASGTWLDTDFDPGVAGRERDDFMLPRASKHVYTAHIGYEKAGFSTRLAAVYRSEYLDTLGDSAAYDIYVAPNTQLDFSLGYKITANVSVYLEAQNLLDKPLELYQGTRSRTLQMEEYGRTYALGLKVAL from the coding sequence GTGCAGAACAAGAGCGTGTTGGGCCGGGCGATCAGCCTGTCGTTGCTGGTGATGGCCAGTCCGTCGGTATTCGCCGCCGAAACCGCGGCAGGCGCCGGGGCCAGCGGAGCCGGGGCCGTCGACCTGGACCGGGTCGAAGTGCGCCCGCAGCTGGAGTCGCAGACCCGCGCGGTCGACCTCAAGCGCAGCAGCGACGCCATCGAAGACGCCGTATCGTCCGACGCCATGGGCGTGTACCCGGACAAGAACGTGGCCGAGTCGTTGCAGCGCCTGCCCGGCGTCAGCGTCACCCGTGACCAGGGCGAGGGCCGGTTTGTGGTGATCCGTGGCCTGGACGCCAACCTCAACAGCGTCAGCGTCGACGGCATCGCCATCGGCACTCCGGAAGACTCCAGCCGCGCCGCGCCGCTGGACGTGATCCCCTCCGATTCGACCGAGCGCCTGCGCGTGGTCAAGTCGCCCACCCCGGACATGCCCGGCGACGCCATCGGCGGCGCGATCCTGGTGGAGTCGGCCTCGGCCTTCGACCGCGACGGGCGCAGCCTGCGCGGCAAGATCGAAGCCAGCCACCAGCAGCTGTCCGGCGAGACCAGCCCCAAGGCGGCCTTCAACTACAGCGAGGTGTTCGCCGATACCTTCGGCGTGGCGGTGGGCGTGAACTACCAGAAGCGCACCTTCGAATCGGACAATACCGAGGTGGAGTACGGCAATTTCGAGGGCGGTGCCGACGACGACCTGTTCGCCACCAGTCTGCAGCGCCGCAAGTACGAGATCGAACGCAAGCGCATCGGCGCCAACCTCAACCTGGACTGGCATCCCGACGAGGACAACCGCTACTACCTGCGCACGCTGTACAGCCAGTTCGACGACGCCGAAACGCGTCAGCGCACCATTTTCGATTTCGGTGACGAAGGCATCACCGCGCTGGGCGGCAACCAGTACCGCGTGGATGACCTGGCCGCCGACAGCATCCAGAAGCGCATGCGCTACCGCACCAAGAAGGAAAACACCTTCGCCGCCAGCATGGGCGGTGAGAACCGCCTGAGCGGTGCGGTGGTCGACTACAAGGTGGGCTATACGCGCACCGAAGAGCGCGTGAACGACGAGATGGAAGCGCGGTTCGAGTACGCCGGCGACGACCTGTCCGCCACCGTCGACCAGAACAGCCGGGTGCCGCGCATCGCGCTCAGCGATGCGGGCTGGCTGGACAACGACAACTACGACTTCGACCGCGTGGTGCTGTCACCCAAGCGGGTGGACGACAAGGAACACAGCGCGCAGGTCAACCTGCGCTTCGATGGCGACAACGCCAGCTACAAGGTCGGCCTGCTCGGCCGCTGGCGCGACCGCGACGTGGACAGCAACGAGCGCGAGCTGCGGGTTGGCCCGGACATCGCCCTGTCCGACTGGACCACCGGCACGCCCGAGCACCGCGGCGGCACGCTGGGGCAGGGCATGAGCTCGGACGCGATGCGCCGGTACTGGGCGCAGTTCGGCGGCCAGTACAGTGCGCGCCCGCAGGATGCCGGCGGCAATGCGCTGGCCTCGCTGGAAGAGGATTACACCGCCCGCGAGGACATCTTCGCCAGCTACGCGATGGGCACCTGGGACATCGGTGCGCTGCGCATCATCGGCGGCGTGCGCGTGGAGAACACTCAGTTCAGCGCCACCGGCAACAGCGTGGACGTGGCCAGCAACGGCCGCAGCTACACCGTGACCCCGCTCACCGTCAGCCGCAGCTACACCAACGTGCTGCCGGGCCTGCACCTGCGCTACGACGCCGGTGATGCCTGGGTGCTGCGCGCGGCCGCCAACAAGACCGTCTCGCGCCCGTCGTTCGGCGACATCGCCCCGCGCGTCGGCCTGAGCCGGGGCGACGAGGAAGTGCGCATCGGCAACCCGCAGCTGGACCCGTACGAATCGAAGAACGTCGACCTGTCGATCGAGAAGTACATCGGCACCACCGGCATCCTGTCGCTGGGCCTGTTCCACAAGGCGATCGACGGCTACATCGTCAATACGGTGAGCACGACCGACCCGGCCTACCCGGACTTCAAGGTCACCCGGGTGATCAACGGCAACAAGGCCACCGTCAAGGGTGCCGAGTTCAACTGGCAGCAGCAGCTGGCGTTCCTGCCGGCCGGCTGGGACGGCCTGCTGGTGGGCGCCAGCGGCACCTGGCTGGATACCGATTTCGATCCTGGCGTGGCCGGGCGCGAGCGCGACGACTTCATGCTGCCGCGCGCCTCCAAGCACGTCTACACCGCGCATATCGGCTATGAGAAGGCCGGCTTCAGCACCCGCCTGGCGGCGGTGTACCGCAGCGAGTACCTGGACACGCTGGGTGACAGCGCTGCCTACGACATCTACGTGGCGCCCAACACCCAGCTGGATTTCAGCCTAGGCTACAAGATCACCGCCAACGTGAGCGTATACCTGGAAGCGCAGAACCTGCTCGACAAGCCGCTGGAGCTGTACCAGGGCACGCGCTCGCGCACGCTGCAGATGGAAGAATACGGCCGCACCTATGCGCTGGGCCTGAAGGTGGCGCTGTGA
- a CDS encoding phytase, which yields MRARHAVAVVSLALLAACKPASAPTADTPASAAAPRSVATVAEAFLTPMTPADNIDSPASWTAPDGKQWLIATAKTTHKLVVYDGQTGAHLRDVGSQGTAPGQFDRPNGIAVIDDLVLVVERDNHRVQVLHLPDFAPLGVFAAADLRKPYGLWVNKQREGYDVYVTDSYDAGEDAQGNDVLPPLAELDKRVRRYALTLKGSALDATLVGSIGDTSEAGALRVVESIWGDPANDRLLIAEEDETYASEIKVYTLEGRFTGTTFGRDAFQAQAEGVMLKTCGKDGWWITTEQGKQRSVFHLFDRHTLKHVGAFQGNTVANTDGIWLDQSASARFPHGVLYAVHDDQGVVAFDWANVARQLSLPLECTP from the coding sequence ATGCGCGCACGTCATGCCGTGGCGGTGGTGAGCCTGGCCCTGTTGGCGGCGTGCAAACCCGCGTCCGCCCCGACGGCCGATACGCCCGCCAGCGCCGCCGCGCCCCGTTCGGTAGCCACCGTGGCCGAAGCCTTCCTCACCCCGATGACCCCGGCCGACAACATCGACTCCCCGGCCAGCTGGACCGCGCCTGACGGCAAGCAGTGGCTGATCGCCACTGCCAAGACCACCCACAAGCTGGTGGTCTATGACGGCCAGACCGGCGCGCACCTGCGTGACGTGGGCAGCCAGGGCACCGCGCCGGGCCAGTTCGACCGCCCCAACGGCATCGCCGTGATCGACGACTTGGTGCTGGTGGTGGAGCGTGACAACCACCGCGTGCAGGTGCTGCACCTGCCCGATTTCGCCCCGCTGGGGGTGTTCGCCGCCGCCGATCTGCGCAAGCCCTATGGGCTCTGGGTGAACAAACAGCGCGAAGGCTACGACGTGTACGTCACCGACTCCTACGATGCCGGCGAAGACGCGCAGGGCAATGACGTGCTGCCGCCCCTGGCCGAACTGGACAAGCGCGTGCGCCGCTACGCACTCACGCTGAAGGGGAGCGCGCTGGACGCCACGCTGGTGGGCAGCATCGGCGACACCAGCGAGGCCGGCGCCCTGCGCGTGGTCGAATCGATCTGGGGCGACCCGGCCAACGACCGCCTGTTGATTGCCGAGGAAGACGAGACCTACGCCAGCGAAATCAAGGTGTACACGCTGGAAGGCCGCTTCACTGGTACGACGTTTGGCCGCGATGCCTTCCAGGCGCAGGCCGAAGGCGTGATGCTGAAAACCTGCGGCAAGGACGGCTGGTGGATCACCACCGAGCAGGGCAAGCAGCGCAGCGTGTTCCACCTGTTCGACCGTCACACCTTGAAGCATGTCGGTGCGTTTCAGGGCAACACGGTGGCCAACACCGACGGCATCTGGCTGGATCAATCGGCGTCTGCGCGGTTCCCGCACGGCGTGCTGTATGCCGTGCATGACGACCAGGGCGTGGTGGCGTTCGACTGGGCCAACGTCGCCCGGCAGTTGTCGCTGCCGCTGGAGTGCACGCCATGA
- a CDS encoding metallophosphoesterase family protein yields the protein MTRATINTTALLLALLLGNGLAAAKAPDSAAEPNTQVPAGNRHYAATGFPDRMVASPAQDAARGFGVSWRTDASVSAPTLEWVVAGDSPDVGTPTRITAATRALETENGTAHYHRADVAGLQPDTLYLWRVQGNSTWSAWHQLRTAGTARQPLTLLYFGDTQNKNLSHVSRVLRAGIKAAPDARLSLFAGDLVSGGDGQDDSEWGEWFAAAGWLPQETAVAPAIGNHEYFEEFEDTPQERRVLGRHWPVTFALPRNGVDAADTSTYWFDYQGVRIAVLDGTSALDLGTAQAQAAWLDTVLADNPHPWSIVLLHQPFYSPREGRENAELRDVLLPVVRRHQVDLVLQGHDHTYGRRGEGQGATPQFVVTVAGPKQYRLSEQARATMAPVGEDTQLYQVLKIDPKHLRYEARTVTGQLYDGFELTRDANGRKRKTELTQGRIAPRDCTRAQTLKGRADRCWE from the coding sequence ATGACCCGCGCCACGATCAACACCACGGCACTGCTGTTGGCGCTGCTGCTGGGCAACGGCCTGGCCGCCGCAAAGGCACCGGACAGCGCTGCCGAACCCAACACCCAGGTGCCGGCGGGCAACCGCCACTATGCGGCCACGGGCTTCCCGGACCGCATGGTGGCCTCGCCGGCGCAGGACGCTGCGCGCGGCTTCGGGGTGTCCTGGCGCACCGATGCGTCGGTCAGTGCGCCCACGCTGGAGTGGGTGGTGGCGGGCGATTCGCCGGACGTGGGCACGCCCACCCGCATCACGGCGGCCACGCGCGCGCTGGAGACCGAGAACGGCACGGCGCATTACCATCGCGCCGACGTGGCCGGGCTGCAGCCGGACACGCTGTATCTCTGGCGGGTGCAGGGCAACAGCACCTGGAGCGCGTGGCACCAGCTGCGCACCGCAGGCACCGCACGGCAGCCGCTGACGTTGCTGTACTTCGGCGACACCCAGAACAAGAACCTCAGCCACGTCTCGCGCGTGCTGCGTGCGGGCATCAAGGCCGCACCGGACGCGCGCCTGAGCCTGTTCGCCGGCGATCTGGTCAGCGGCGGCGACGGCCAGGACGACAGCGAGTGGGGCGAGTGGTTCGCCGCCGCGGGCTGGCTGCCGCAGGAAACCGCCGTGGCCCCGGCCATCGGCAACCACGAGTATTTCGAGGAATTCGAAGACACCCCGCAGGAGCGTCGCGTGCTGGGCCGGCACTGGCCGGTGACCTTCGCGCTGCCGCGCAATGGCGTGGACGCGGCCGACACCAGCACCTACTGGTTCGACTACCAGGGCGTGCGTATCGCCGTGCTCGACGGCACCTCGGCACTGGACCTGGGCACCGCGCAGGCGCAGGCCGCGTGGCTGGACACGGTGCTGGCCGACAACCCGCACCCGTGGAGCATCGTGCTACTGCACCAGCCGTTCTACTCGCCGCGCGAGGGCCGTGAGAACGCCGAACTGCGCGACGTGCTGCTGCCAGTGGTGCGCCGCCATCAGGTAGACCTGGTGCTCCAAGGCCACGACCACACCTATGGCCGTCGTGGCGAGGGGCAGGGCGCCACCCCGCAGTTCGTGGTCACCGTGGCCGGTCCCAAGCAATACCGCCTTTCTGAGCAGGCGCGCGCGACGATGGCGCCGGTGGGCGAAGACACCCAGCTCTACCAAGTGCTGAAGATCGACCCGAAACACCTGCGCTACGAAGCACGCACGGTCACCGGCCAGCTGTATGACGGCTTCGAACTGACCCGTGACGCCAATGGACGCAAGCGCAAGACCGAACTGACGCAGGGACGCATCGCCCCCCGTGACTGCACGCGCGCGCAGACCCTCAAGGGCCGCGCCGACCGTTGCTGGGAATGA
- a CDS encoding inorganic diphosphatase: MTPRRVLPLAAIAAALLLLAGAGGATNAVLHPFLAAQPRQAPDEVNLAVEIPAGSFTKYEIKEDGLVHVDRFQSMPVAYPANYGSMPRTLAGDNDPLDALVLTREPLHPGVIVRFRPIGFLKMLDNGEHDEKVIGVPTDKLDPTYAGIRDLQDLPLIERQRIEAFFRVYKELPEGRNPVQLDGWGNAAEAKALIRASMQRFDLQQQRRKGD; this comes from the coding sequence ATGACCCCCCGACGCGTTCTGCCCCTGGCGGCCATCGCCGCCGCCTTGCTGCTGCTGGCCGGTGCCGGTGGCGCCACCAACGCCGTGCTGCACCCGTTCCTGGCCGCTCAGCCCAGGCAGGCCCCGGACGAGGTCAACCTGGCCGTGGAAATACCGGCCGGCAGTTTCACCAAGTACGAGATCAAGGAAGACGGCCTGGTCCATGTGGACCGCTTCCAGTCGATGCCGGTGGCATACCCGGCCAACTACGGGTCGATGCCGCGCACGCTGGCCGGCGACAACGACCCGCTCGACGCGCTGGTGCTGACCCGCGAGCCGCTGCATCCCGGCGTCATCGTGCGGTTCCGCCCGATCGGATTCCTGAAGATGCTGGACAACGGCGAACATGACGAAAAGGTCATCGGCGTACCCACCGACAAGCTCGACCCCACCTACGCCGGCATCCGCGACCTGCAGGACCTGCCACTGATCGAACGCCAGCGCATCGAAGCGTTTTTCCGCGTGTACAAAGAACTGCCCGAAGGGCGCAATCCGGTGCAGCTCGATGGCTGGGGCAACGCCGCCGAGGCCAAGGCGCTGATCCGTGCCTCGATGCAGCGCTTCGACCTGCAGCAGCAGCGCCGCAAGGGCGATTGA